In Brassica rapa cultivar Chiifu-401-42 chromosome A06, CAAS_Brap_v3.01, whole genome shotgun sequence, a single window of DNA contains:
- the LOC103874329 gene encoding uncharacterized protein LOC103874329: MEVFGKSRMVTSANVIYLSAILGRHTDESHKCDWKCENENVCGNMYRCKLTGLTHVCDYNCNQRILYDNHTSLCRASGRVFPLSPAEEQAVRGVRRKLDSNSESVASSEGCSFKRRRRDVQLHASPFERSFTAVSPICSPAGEGMELS; this comes from the coding sequence ATGGAGGTATTTGGAAAATCTCGCATGGTCACCTCTGCGAACGTTATTTACTTGTCTGCCATTCTAGGTCGCCATACCGACGAGTCTCACAAATGTGACTGGAAATGCGAGAACGAAAACGTTTGCGGGAACATGTACCGCTGCAAACTAACAGGACTGACTCACGTCTGCGACTACAACTGTAACCAGAGGATCCTCTACGATAACCACACCTCTCTCTGCCGAGCCAGCGGCAGAGTTTTCCCTCTCTCGCCTGCTGAGGAGCAGGCGGTTAGAGGTGTGAGGAGGAAGCTTGATAGCAACAGCGAGAGCGTTGCTTCTTCTGAGGGTTGTTCGTTTAAGCGTCGTCGTCGTGATGTCCAGCTCCATGCTTCTCCTTTTGAGAGGTCTTTCACTGCTGTGAGTCCGATATGTAGCCCGGCTGGAGAGGGGATGGAGTTGAGTTAG
- the LOC103874328 gene encoding pathogenesis-related thaumatin-like protein 3.5 produces MGRSPMVPMAVLVYVSLLFSVSYSSTFVITNNCPFTIWPGTLSGSGTQPLPTTGFRLDVGQSVKIPSVLGWSGRIWARTGCNFDANGAGKCITGDCGGKLECAGNGAAPPTSLFEITLGHGSGDKDFYDVSLVDGYNLPIVAIPTGGGLVGACNATGCVADINISCPKELQVMGEGEQERGGVVACKSACEAFGLDQYCCSGQFANPNTCRPSSYSTVFKRACPRAYSYAFDDGSSTFTCKASEYAIIFCPGRVKRPSSQNSDPPSQPQNPYGQPMAPPTQNPSMAPPTQNPYGQPMTPPTQNPYGQPMAPPTQNQNPPGPNQNPMTPPPQNQNGNGQFVPPPSVNQAPNDQFMNPPMEDESQRAETGRVAKSPSSSDILRPYPVLLFLGLSLTALRQSCTT; encoded by the exons ATGGGAAGATCACCAATGGTTCCCATGGCTGTTCTTGTTTATGTTTCTCTACTGTTCTCTGTTTCTTATTCCTCCACGTTCGTCATCACGAATAACTGTCCCTTTACTATTTGGCCTGGTACTCTTTCAGGCTCTGGCACCCAACCACTACCCACCACGGGGTTCAGGCTTGACGTGGGACAGTCTGTTAAGATTCCCTCGGTTCTAGGCTGGTCAGGTCGGATATGGGCTAGAACCGGCTGCAACTTTGATGCTAACGGCGCGGGAAAATGTATAACCGGAGACTGCGGTGGGAAACTGGAGTGTGCTGGTAATGGTGCTGCTCCTCCCACATCACTCTTCGAGATTACGCTCGGTCACGGTTCTGGCGACAAAGATTTCTATGATGTCAGTCTCGTTGATGGGTATAACCTCCCCATAGTTGCTATCCCAACAGGCGGTGGACTGGTTGGAGCTTGTAATGCTACAGGATGTGTTGCTGATATCAACATTAGCTGTCCAAAGGAGCTTCAAGTGATGGGAGAGGGAGAGCAAGAAAGAGGAGGAGTTGTCGCTTGCAAGAGCGCTTGTGAGGCCTTTGGATTAGACCAGTACTGCTGCAGCGGTCAGTTTGCTAACCCAAACACATGCCGGCCGTCTTCATACTCTACCGTCTTCAAGAGAGCTTGTCCTAGAGCTTATAGCTATGCCTTTGATGATGGAAGCAGTACTTTCACTTGCAAGGCTTCTGAATATGCCATTATCTTCTGCCCTGGCAG GGTAAAAAGACCAAGCAGCCAAAACTCGGATCCCCCTAGCCAGCCTCAGAATCCATACGGACAACCTATGGCTCCTCCGACTCAGAATCCCTCTATGGCTCCTCCAACTCAGAATCCATACGGTCAACCTATGACTCCACCAACTCAGAATCCATACGGTCAACCTATGGCTCCACCAACTCAGAATCAGAACCCGCCTGGACCAAACCAGAATCCGATGACTCCTCCACCTCAGAATCAGAATGGTAATGGGCAGTTTGTGCCTCCTCCCAGTGTAAACCAAGCTCCAAACGACCAGTTTATGAATCCCCCAATGGAGGATGAGAGTCAAAGAGCTGAAACTGGGAGGGTTGCCAAGAGCCCATCCTCGTCTGACATTCTTCGACCTTACCCTGTCTTGTTGTTTCTTGGCCTCAGTCTAACTGCTTTGAGACAATCGTGCACGACATGA
- the LOC103874327 gene encoding DNA-binding protein BIN4, with amino-acid sequence MSSSSREGSPDWLRSFQAPTTSLLSLSSPDDSPPRESEPISSLPVPDDGDAVTIVDKESAESLSKNDSKAKLVTNQVSIEQVFSRRKKKNADATVNLEEKENGSKVDGEEWSSKHKDAKEGDDYVWLVSSDSEPPSSEPMSQQVTMATEKDEDNAIQAKEGEPAVKKAPKKKSPKKKANSGHQSPKKEDSAQEILKTEDKDKDATVAEEVTKDKNVKPSSGSSSRLPLVLSEKVNRTKVLVECEGDSIDLSGDMGAVGRVVVSDTTEDVYLDLKGTIYKSTIVPSRTFCIVNVGQSEAKIEAIMNDFIQLTPQSNVYEAETMMEGTLEGFSFESDDESNKNGKTASKPADQTGGAAEVTNANGKAKAKGENVAGKKRGRPSKEKQQPAKKARSSAPKKTKPKK; translated from the exons ATGAGCAGCAGCTCCAGAGAGGGATCTCCCGATTGGCTTCGATCTTTCCAG GCACCCACCACTTCATTGTTATCACTATCTTCTCCAGATGATAGTCCTCCCAGGGAATCTGAACCCATTTCGTCTCTTCCTGTGCCTGATGACGGTGATGCCGTGACTATTGTGGACAAAGAGTCCGCTGAGTCTTTGTCTAAGAATGATTCCAAAGCGAAGTTGGTGACAAACCAAGTGAGTATCGAGCAGGTGTTTTctaggaggaagaagaagaatgcaGATGCTACTGTCAACCTTGAAG AGAAGGAGAATGGAAGCAAAGTTGATGGTGAAGAATGGTCTAGCAAGCATAAGGACGCTAAA GAAGGAGATGATTATGTATGGCTTGTCTCATCTGATTCTGAACCACCCTCTAGTGAACCAATGAGTCAGCAAGTGACTATGGCTACTGAAAAGGATGAGGATAATGCTATTCAAGCTAAAGAGGGAGAACCTGCGGTTAAGAAGGCTCCAAAGAAAAAATCTCCCAAGAAAAAGGCAAATAGTGGCCACCAGTCACCCAAGAAAGAAGACAGTGCacaagaaattttgaaaactgaAG ATAAAGATAAAGATGCCACAGTAGCTGAGGAAGTAACAAAGGATAAGAATGTCAAGCCTTCTTCT GGCTCAAGTTCAAGGTTGCCTTTGGTACTTTCTGAGAAGGTGAATCGCACAAAG GTACTGGTTGAATGTGAAGGGGACTCTATAGATTTGAGCGGAGACATGGGGGCTGTTGGGCGTGTGGTTGTTTCAGACACAACCGAGGACGTATACTTGGACTTGAAAG GAACCATATATAAATCAACAATCGTTCCATCCAGAACGTTTTGCATT GTTAATGTTGGCCAGTCAGAGGCAAAG ATTGAAGCTATTATGAATGACTTCATACAGCTAACACCACAATCTAATGTCTATGAAGCAGAAACAATGATGGAAG GCACTCTGGAGGGATTCTCGTTCGAGTCAGATGATGAATCTAACAAAAACGGCAAGACTGCTTCAAAGCCAGCTGATCAAACTGGAGGTGCAGCGGAGGTAACCAACGCAAATGGCAAAGCTAAAGCGAAAGGCGAAAAT GTTGCAGGGAAAAAGAGAGGAAGGCCATCTAAAGAGAAGCAGCAACCAGCAAAGAAGGCTAGAAGCTCTGCTCCTAAGAAAACAAAACCCAAGAAATGA